A part of Aurantimicrobium sp. MWH-Uga1 genomic DNA contains:
- a CDS encoding phosphotransferase encodes MARSHITLAALATAAVPGFDPVQAQAFSTGMHGDFFAAIVTDAAGRELIVRVPNSAEAEAQLGAEKYALETMTAGIRSRLSFDVPTLVGRAPLGKTFGLVFEFLHGDQLTLSDFTPETGLPTSIGTAIASIHSLPTHFVSDAGLPTFSAQEVQRQTRELVSRAQATALLPAALSARWQEAVDDSSLWMFDPTVIHGSLGADSFIAGTDSVAGVLGWAALRVGDPAADMHWIINAPIEAQNIAFDSYGDSRHSLVDPKLRQRATLYSELELAKWLLHGVEQKSPEIVDDAIDMLDRLVDSVHQENTNAIGTDTAPVLTVTEVVELLDETPGDAASGRYRGMEPVTDDQRSSNSLSE; translated from the coding sequence ATGGCCAGATCTCATATCACTCTAGCGGCGTTGGCTACGGCTGCTGTGCCCGGTTTTGACCCCGTACAAGCCCAAGCTTTCTCCACAGGAATGCATGGTGATTTTTTTGCCGCCATCGTCACTGACGCAGCAGGCCGTGAGCTCATCGTTCGTGTCCCAAACTCTGCTGAGGCAGAGGCTCAATTGGGTGCTGAAAAGTATGCGCTCGAGACAATGACCGCTGGTATCCGCTCTCGTTTGAGCTTTGATGTTCCCACCTTGGTCGGCCGCGCACCGTTGGGCAAAACCTTTGGGCTTGTTTTTGAATTCCTGCATGGAGACCAGTTGACCCTGTCCGATTTCACACCAGAAACGGGCCTGCCAACTTCTATTGGAACCGCGATTGCCTCTATTCACTCGCTGCCGACACACTTTGTTTCAGATGCAGGCTTGCCGACCTTTAGTGCGCAGGAGGTTCAGCGCCAGACTCGTGAGCTCGTTTCTAGAGCACAAGCCACCGCTCTCCTACCAGCTGCCCTGTCAGCCCGTTGGCAAGAGGCAGTTGATGATTCTTCGCTGTGGATGTTTGATCCCACCGTAATTCATGGCTCACTCGGTGCTGATTCCTTTATTGCAGGAACAGACTCAGTCGCTGGTGTTCTTGGTTGGGCTGCACTGCGTGTTGGCGACCCTGCTGCAGATATGCATTGGATCATTAACGCACCCATCGAGGCACAAAACATTGCTTTTGATTCCTATGGCGACTCTCGCCATTCATTGGTCGACCCTAAGCTGCGCCAACGTGCAACTCTTTACTCAGAGCTGGAACTAGCCAAATGGCTACTCCACGGTGTGGAACAAAAGAGCCCAGAGATCGTTGACGACGCCATTGATATGCTTGATCGTCTTGTTGACAGCGTCCACCAGGAGAACACAAACGCAATTGGAACTGACACTGCTCCTGTGTTGACCGTCACCGAGGTTGTTGAGTTACTGGATGAAACTCCTGGGGATGCCGCATCTGGTCGCTATCGCGGCATGGAACCCGTCACGGATGACCAGCGTTCTTCCAATTCACTCTCCGAGTAA